A region from the Lolium perenne isolate Kyuss_39 chromosome 4, Kyuss_2.0, whole genome shotgun sequence genome encodes:
- the LOC127295508 gene encoding tRNA-specific adenosine deaminase TAD2 isoform X1: MAVTGFMELALDQAKLALDNLEVPVGCVIVENGKVISSGSNKTNATRNATRHAEMEAIDVLLREWQSIGLDQPLVAEKFAGCDLYVTCEPCIMCASALAILGIREVYFGCANDKFGGCGSVMSLHESSSSDDLTGRQDTRPRGFKCTGGIMAEEAVALFRNFYEQGNPNAPKPHRPVRVDQQ; this comes from the exons ATGGCAGTGACGGGGTTTATGGAGCTCGCACTTGACCAG GCCAAGCTTGCGCTGGACAACCTCGAAGTTCCTGTAGG ATGTGTGATTGTAGAGAATGGGAAGGTTATTTCATCTGGTAGCAACAAGACCAATGCCACCCGAAAC GCTACCAGACATGCTGAGATGGAAGCAATCGATGTCCTTCTCCGTGAGTGGCAGAGTATTGGCCTTGACCAGCCACTAGTTGCGGAGAAGTTCGCAGGATGCGACCTCTATGTCACGTGTGAGCCCTGCATAATGTGTGCTTCAGCATTAGCAATACTAG GAATAAGGGAAGTATACTTCGGTTGTGCGAATGATAAATTCGGAGGATGTGGATCAGTCATGTCATTGCATGAGAGTTCTTCGTCAGATGATTTGACAGG GAGGCAAGATACCAGACCAAGAGGTTTTAAATGTACCGGGGGGATAATGGCAGAAGAGGCAGTAGCTCTTTTCAGGAATTTCTATGAACAAGGAAACCCGAATG CGCCGAAGCCTCACAGACCTGTCCGGGTAGATCAGCAATGA
- the LOC127295508 gene encoding tRNA-specific adenosine deaminase TAD2 isoform X2, translated as MGRLFHLVATRPMPPETHAEMEAIDVLLREWQSIGLDQPLVAEKFAGCDLYVTCEPCIMCASALAILGIREVYFGCANDKFGGCGSVMSLHESSSSDDLTGRQDTRPRGFKCTGGIMAEEAVALFRNFYEQGNPNAPKPHRPVRVDQQ; from the exons ATGGGAAGGTTATTTCATCTGGTAGCAACAAGACCAATGCCACCCGAAAC ACATGCTGAGATGGAAGCAATCGATGTCCTTCTCCGTGAGTGGCAGAGTATTGGCCTTGACCAGCCACTAGTTGCGGAGAAGTTCGCAGGATGCGACCTCTATGTCACGTGTGAGCCCTGCATAATGTGTGCTTCAGCATTAGCAATACTAG GAATAAGGGAAGTATACTTCGGTTGTGCGAATGATAAATTCGGAGGATGTGGATCAGTCATGTCATTGCATGAGAGTTCTTCGTCAGATGATTTGACAGG GAGGCAAGATACCAGACCAAGAGGTTTTAAATGTACCGGGGGGATAATGGCAGAAGAGGCAGTAGCTCTTTTCAGGAATTTCTATGAACAAGGAAACCCGAATG CGCCGAAGCCTCACAGACCTGTCCGGGTAGATCAGCAATGA